A part of Streptomyces sp. NBC_00557 genomic DNA contains:
- a CDS encoding nitrate- and nitrite sensing domain-containing protein, translated as MRRSKNGPEPSARGNFTPPPRAAAPSPVTGAEPAATPAPSGGRFSPRNWRVPTRLNAILLIPVAVGLVMGGFQVKTSIDTWQQARDAENTARLVRASLSYADALYNERDVTAAPLLKGTETATDKAIVAQARNQTDKAADAFDQATQSMPHKSGLERRLKLFRQAEPFLQTLRAGAYTSKSFPGVQTEEGYVRVAHPLMEFANELGLGTGNITSYGRTVYAISLTKAALSLERSIGMHMLVKPGPDAGNLASQRVALSSYAYLEGIAVEEYLGGGTQADADRLDAEKADIQAKAKAMVQEAKAKNPNYVAPPDAKDMVAALATLDSTSPAARQQLAARGITPENWWAANTLKFDAYRKIESDMADKAVNEASGIADDAKTSAITTGAVVVVALLLAFILAGAVARQMSRSMRQLRNAAFGIAEQRLPMLVDQLSRTDPGRVDTRVAPIPITTKDEIGEVARAFDQVHREAVRLASEQALLRGNINAIFTNLSRRNQSLIEGQLTLITELENNEADPDQLENLFKLDHLATRMRRNGENLLVLAGEEPGRRWDQPVPLIDVLRAASSEVEQYERIELSGVPEAEIHGRAVTDLVHLLAELLENATTFSSPQTKVRVTATRLPDGRIMIEIHDKGIGLTAEDFADINHKLANPPTVDAAISQRMGLFVVGRLSDRHGIRVQLRPSGEQAGTTSLVMLPDAITHGGGGETPLDREEFTVSQIIPEQQFQGENFSQLQPMRTAAELGFDDSRYADVPDDIRELDPVGRSLMREERRAALEAQSHDRQPGGPQEESAETPAYEDPLFDGQSAYQEQQQAYEEPSYQEQQAAYQEPYSESSTGAHAAPQATSYDKPYEEQYYAPGGELPQTDGYSSNDGFSSNDGYSANGGYPEPAYAEPAASPSYQDDWPQQPQQDGYQNGYPSQYAPETESSQAADASEPDRVGFDRPGTASPAAHELTDAGLPRRGSVASGSNGSGTAAGRARVQQETPAPAPEAGGDSGWRSQNDERWQQAAQLRKPKAGGVTASGLPRRVPKANLVSGSAESTPQGGPQVSRAPEDVRGRLSNLRRGVQRGRSAGSETNGQGFGPDSTYNQER; from the coding sequence GTGAGGCGAAGCAAGAACGGTCCCGAGCCGTCGGCACGGGGCAACTTCACCCCGCCGCCGCGCGCTGCGGCTCCCAGCCCGGTAACCGGTGCGGAGCCGGCGGCCACTCCCGCGCCGAGCGGCGGCCGGTTCTCTCCGCGCAACTGGCGGGTGCCGACCAGGCTGAACGCCATTCTGCTGATACCCGTGGCGGTCGGCCTCGTCATGGGCGGATTCCAGGTGAAGACCTCGATCGACACCTGGCAGCAGGCACGCGACGCCGAGAACACCGCGCGTCTGGTACGCGCGTCGCTGTCGTACGCCGACGCCCTCTACAACGAGCGGGACGTCACCGCCGCCCCCCTGCTGAAGGGCACCGAGACCGCCACGGACAAGGCGATCGTCGCGCAGGCCCGCAACCAGACCGACAAGGCGGCCGACGCCTTCGACCAGGCCACGCAGAGCATGCCGCACAAGTCCGGCCTGGAGCGCCGGCTGAAGCTGTTCCGCCAGGCCGAGCCGTTTCTGCAGACACTGCGCGCCGGGGCGTACACCTCCAAGTCGTTCCCGGGCGTGCAGACCGAGGAGGGCTACGTCAGGGTCGCCCACCCGCTGATGGAGTTCGCCAACGAGCTGGGCCTGGGCACCGGCAACATCACCTCCTACGGCCGTACCGTCTACGCCATCTCGCTGACCAAGGCGGCGCTGTCGCTGGAGCGCTCCATCGGCATGCACATGCTGGTCAAGCCGGGCCCGGACGCCGGGAACCTGGCGAGCCAGCGCGTCGCCCTCTCCTCCTACGCCTACCTGGAGGGCATCGCCGTCGAGGAGTACCTCGGCGGCGGCACCCAGGCCGACGCGGACCGGCTGGACGCGGAGAAGGCGGACATCCAGGCCAAGGCCAAGGCGATGGTCCAGGAGGCCAAGGCCAAGAACCCGAACTACGTGGCGCCGCCCGACGCGAAGGACATGGTCGCGGCCCTCGCCACGCTGGACTCCACCAGCCCGGCCGCGCGTCAGCAGCTCGCCGCCAGGGGCATCACCCCCGAGAACTGGTGGGCGGCCAACACCCTCAAGTTCGACGCGTACCGCAAGATCGAGTCGGACATGGCCGACAAGGCGGTGAACGAGGCCTCCGGCATCGCCGACGACGCCAAGACCTCCGCCATCACCACCGGCGCCGTCGTCGTGGTCGCCCTGCTGCTCGCCTTCATCCTGGCCGGCGCCGTGGCCCGCCAGATGAGCCGCTCGATGCGCCAGCTGCGCAACGCCGCCTTCGGCATCGCCGAGCAGCGCCTGCCGATGCTGGTCGACCAGCTCTCCCGCACCGACCCCGGCCGGGTCGACACCCGGGTCGCCCCGATCCCGATCACCACCAAGGACGAGATCGGCGAGGTCGCCCGCGCCTTCGACCAGGTCCACCGCGAGGCGGTCCGGCTCGCCTCCGAGCAGGCCCTGCTGCGGGGCAACATCAACGCGATCTTCACCAACCTCTCGCGCCGCAACCAGTCGCTGATCGAGGGCCAGCTGACCCTGATCACCGAGCTGGAGAACAACGAGGCCGACCCGGACCAGCTGGAGAACCTCTTCAAGCTGGACCACCTGGCGACCCGTATGCGCCGCAACGGCGAGAACCTCCTGGTCCTCGCCGGCGAGGAGCCCGGCCGCCGCTGGGACCAGCCGGTCCCCCTCATCGACGTGCTGCGCGCCGCCTCCTCCGAGGTGGAGCAGTACGAGCGCATCGAGCTGTCCGGCGTCCCCGAGGCCGAGATCCACGGCCGCGCGGTCACCGACCTGGTGCACCTGCTGGCCGAGCTGCTGGAGAACGCCACCACGTTCTCCTCCCCGCAGACCAAGGTCCGCGTCACCGCGACCCGTCTCCCCGACGGCCGCATCATGATCGAGATCCACGACAAGGGCATCGGCCTGACGGCCGAGGACTTCGCGGACATCAACCACAAGCTGGCCAACCCGCCGACCGTGGACGCCGCGATCTCCCAGCGCATGGGCCTGTTCGTGGTCGGCCGGCTGTCCGACCGGCACGGCATCCGCGTCCAGCTGCGTCCCTCGGGCGAGCAGGCCGGCACCACCTCGCTGGTCATGCTGCCGGACGCGATCACGCACGGCGGTGGCGGCGAGACCCCGCTGGACCGCGAGGAGTTCACCGTCTCGCAGATCATCCCGGAGCAGCAGTTCCAGGGTGAGAACTTCAGCCAGCTGCAGCCGATGCGCACCGCCGCGGAACTCGGCTTCGACGACAGCCGGTACGCCGACGTCCCCGACGACATCCGTGAACTGGACCCCGTCGGCCGCTCCCTGATGCGCGAGGAGCGCCGGGCGGCCCTGGAGGCCCAGTCGCACGACCGGCAGCCCGGCGGGCCGCAGGAGGAGTCCGCCGAGACGCCCGCCTACGAGGACCCGCTGTTCGACGGGCAGAGCGCCTACCAGGAGCAGCAGCAGGCGTACGAGGAGCCCTCGTACCAGGAGCAGCAGGCCGCGTACCAGGAGCCGTACTCCGAGTCGTCCACGGGCGCCCACGCGGCGCCGCAGGCGACGTCGTACGACAAGCCCTACGAGGAGCAGTACTACGCCCCGGGCGGCGAGCTGCCGCAGACCGACGGCTACTCCTCGAACGACGGTTTCTCCTCGAACGACGGCTACTCCGCGAACGGCGGCTACCCGGAGCCGGCGTACGCCGAGCCGGCCGCGAGCCCGTCGTACCAGGACGACTGGCCGCAGCAGCCTCAGCAGGACGGCTACCAGAACGGCTATCCGTCCCAGTACGCTCCGGAAACGGAGTCCTCGCAGGCTGCTGACGCGAGTGAGCCGGACCGCGTAGGCTTCGACCGTCCGGGAACGGCATCTCCCGCCGCACACGAGCTGACCGACGCCGGGCTGCCCCGCCGCGGATCCGTCGCGAGCGGTTCCAACGGCTCGGGTACCGCGGCCGGCAGGGCGCGCGTGCAGCAGGAAACGCCGGCTCCCGCTCCGGAGGCAGGCGGCGACAGCGGCTGGCGCTCGCAGAACGACGAGCGGTGGCAGCAGGCGGCGCAGCTCCGGAAGCCCAAGGCAGGCGGGGTCACCGCCTCCGGACTGCCCAGGCGGGTGCCCAAGGCCAACCTGGTCTCGGGTTCCGCCGAATCCACCCCCCAGGGGGGCCCACAGGTCTCCCGTGCCCCGGAGGACGTCCGGGGCAGGCTGAGCAACCTGCGCAGGGGCGTCCAGCGCGGACGCAGCGCAGGCAGTGAAACGAACGGCCAGGGCTTCGGTCCTGACAGCACCTACAACCAGGAGCGTTAG
- a CDS encoding roadblock/LC7 domain-containing protein, with product MSQAAQNLNWLITNFVDNTPGVSHTVVVSADGLLLAMSEGFPRDRADQLAAVASGLTSLTAGASRIFEGGNVNQTVVEMERGFLFIMSISDGSSLAVLAHPEADIGLIGYEMALLVDRAGTVLTPDLRAELQGSLLN from the coding sequence ATGAGCCAGGCGGCACAGAACCTGAACTGGTTGATCACCAACTTCGTGGACAACACCCCGGGGGTGTCCCACACGGTGGTGGTCTCCGCCGACGGACTCCTTCTGGCGATGTCCGAAGGCTTCCCCCGCGACCGCGCCGACCAGCTCGCGGCCGTCGCCTCCGGTCTGACCTCGCTGACCGCCGGTGCCTCGCGCATCTTCGAGGGCGGCAACGTGAACCAGACGGTTGTGGAGATGGAGCGGGGATTTCTCTTCATCATGTCCATCTCCGACGGGTCGTCCCTCGCTGTGCTGGCCCACCCGGAGGCGGACATCGGCCTCATCGGGTACGAGATGGCCCTTCTGGTGGACCGCGCGGGCACGGTTCTGACCCCGGATCTGCGCGCCGAGCTCCAGGGCAGCCTTCTCAACTAG
- a CDS encoding DUF742 domain-containing protein, whose product MATPPGGSHPGNWSYGPAQGQGDGSANRYNFPSAPSHRQPYAPQGPGPSPYDQPPAPRIQPVQPQRRPEPAPATAANNPLVRPYAMTGGRTRPRYQLAIEALVHTTAAPHQMQGQLPEHQRICNLCREIKSVAEISALLTIPLGVARILVADLAEAGLVAIHQPGGDENAGGQPDVTLLERVLSGLRKL is encoded by the coding sequence GTGGCAACACCCCCAGGCGGTTCGCATCCGGGCAACTGGTCGTACGGCCCTGCCCAGGGCCAGGGCGACGGCTCGGCGAACCGGTACAACTTCCCCTCCGCTCCCAGCCACCGCCAGCCGTACGCCCCGCAGGGCCCCGGCCCTTCTCCGTACGACCAGCCGCCGGCCCCGCGCATCCAGCCGGTGCAGCCGCAGCGCCGCCCCGAGCCGGCGCCGGCCACGGCGGCCAACAACCCCTTGGTGCGTCCGTACGCCATGACCGGCGGCCGGACCCGCCCGCGCTACCAGCTCGCCATCGAGGCGCTGGTGCACACCACCGCCGCTCCGCACCAGATGCAGGGCCAGCTGCCCGAGCATCAGCGGATCTGCAACCTCTGCCGAGAGATCAAGTCGGTAGCGGAAATCTCCGCGCTCCTGACAATCCCCCTCGGCGTGGCCAGGATCCTCGTCGCCGACTTGGCGGAGGCGGGCCTGGTCGCCATCCATCAGCCCGGCGGCGACGAGAACGCCGGTGGCCAGCCAGACGTGACACTGCTCGAAAGGGTGCTCAGTGGACTTCGCAAGCTCTAG
- a CDS encoding GTP-binding protein, with protein sequence MDFASSSGGPSRSTTSAKIVVAGGFGVGKTTFVGAVSEINPLRTEAVMTSASAGIDDLTHTGDKTTTTVAMDFGRITLDQDLILYLFGTPGQDRFWFMWDDLVRGAIGAVVLVDTRRLADCFPAVDYFENSGLPFVIALNGFDGQQPYSPDEVREALQIGPDTPIITTDARHRADAKSTLITLVEHALMARLR encoded by the coding sequence GTGGACTTCGCAAGCTCTAGCGGCGGTCCTTCCCGCTCCACCACCTCCGCGAAGATCGTGGTGGCGGGCGGCTTCGGCGTGGGCAAGACCACGTTCGTCGGCGCCGTCTCGGAGATCAACCCGCTGCGCACAGAGGCCGTCATGACGTCCGCTTCGGCCGGCATCGACGACCTCACCCACACCGGAGACAAGACGACGACCACCGTCGCCATGGACTTCGGCCGCATCACCCTGGACCAGGACCTGATCCTCTACCTCTTCGGTACCCCCGGTCAGGACCGCTTCTGGTTCATGTGGGACGACCTGGTCCGCGGTGCGATCGGCGCGGTGGTGCTCGTGGACACCCGGCGCCTCGCCGACTGCTTCCCGGCCGTCGACTACTTCGAGAACAGCGGCCTGCCCTTCGTCATCGCGCTCAACGGCTTCGACGGCCAGCAGCCCTACAGCCCCGACGAGGTCCGCGAGGCCCTCCAGATCGGCCCCGACACCCCGATCATCACCACAGACGCCCGCCACCGCGCCGACGCCAAGTCGACGCTGATCACCCTGGTCGAGCACGCGCTGATGGCGCGGCTTCGGTAA
- a CDS encoding acyl-CoA carboxylase subunit epsilon: MSTPDIRVEKGHAEPEEVAAITAVLLARAAARPAPTAHPHRARARAAWRRLEREPGFRAPHSWR; encoded by the coding sequence ATGAGCACTCCCGACATCCGCGTCGAGAAGGGCCACGCCGAGCCCGAGGAGGTCGCCGCCATCACGGCCGTCCTCCTGGCCCGCGCGGCCGCCCGCCCCGCCCCCACGGCCCACCCCCACCGAGCCCGCGCCAGGGCCGCCTGGCGCCGCCTCGAACGCGAGCCCGGCTTCCGAGCCCCGCACAGCTGGCGCTGA
- a CDS encoding acyl-CoA carboxylase subunit beta: MTVLEETTGEPTGEPTDARGRVAELHEIRARAVAGPSEKATEAQHAKGKLTARERIELLLDPGSFQEVEQLRRHRATGFGLEAKKPYTDGVITGWGTVEGRTVFVYAHDFRIFGGALGEAHATKIHKIMDMAIAAGAPLVSLNDGAGARIQEGVSALAGYGGIFQRNTKASGVIPQISVMLGPCAGGAAYSPALTDFVFMVRETSQMFITGPDVVKAVTGEEITQNGLGGADVHAETSGVCHFAYDDEETCIAEVRYLLSLLPQNNRENPPRVDSSDPVDRRSDVLLDLVPADGNRPYDMAKVIEEIVDDGEYLEVHERWARNIICALARLDGQVVGIIANQPQVLAGVLDIEASEKAARFVQMCDAFNIPIVTFLDVPGFLPGVDQEHGGIIRHGAKLLYAYCNATVPRISLILRKAYGGAYIVMDSQSIGADLTYAWPTNEIAVMGAEGAANVIFRRQIAEAPDPEAMRARMVKEYKAELMHPYYAAERGLVDDVIDPAETREVLVKSLAMLQSKHADLPSRKHGNPPQ, encoded by the coding sequence ATGACCGTTTTGGAAGAGACGACGGGTGAGCCGACCGGCGAGCCGACGGACGCGCGCGGGCGGGTCGCCGAGCTGCACGAGATCCGTGCGCGGGCCGTGGCCGGCCCCAGCGAGAAGGCGACCGAGGCGCAGCACGCCAAGGGCAAGCTGACGGCACGGGAGCGGATCGAGCTGCTCCTGGACCCGGGGTCCTTCCAGGAGGTCGAGCAACTGCGCCGGCACCGGGCGACCGGGTTCGGGCTGGAGGCGAAGAAGCCGTACACCGACGGTGTCATCACCGGCTGGGGCACGGTCGAGGGCCGTACCGTCTTCGTCTACGCGCACGACTTCCGGATCTTCGGCGGCGCGCTGGGCGAGGCCCACGCCACCAAGATCCACAAGATCATGGACATGGCCATCGCGGCCGGCGCGCCCCTGGTGTCGCTCAACGACGGCGCGGGCGCCCGCATCCAGGAGGGCGTCTCGGCCCTCGCCGGCTACGGCGGCATCTTCCAGCGCAACACCAAGGCCTCCGGCGTCATCCCGCAGATCTCGGTGATGCTGGGCCCGTGCGCGGGCGGCGCGGCCTACAGCCCCGCCCTGACGGACTTCGTCTTCATGGTCCGCGAGACCTCGCAGATGTTCATCACCGGCCCGGACGTGGTCAAGGCGGTCACCGGCGAGGAGATCACGCAGAACGGGCTCGGCGGCGCGGACGTGCACGCGGAGACCTCCGGCGTGTGCCACTTCGCGTACGACGACGAGGAGACCTGCATCGCCGAGGTGCGCTACCTCCTGTCGCTGCTCCCGCAGAACAACCGCGAGAACCCGCCCCGGGTGGACTCCTCCGACCCGGTCGACCGCCGCTCCGACGTCCTGCTGGACCTGGTCCCGGCCGACGGCAACCGGCCGTACGACATGGCCAAGGTCATCGAGGAGATCGTCGACGACGGCGAGTACCTCGAGGTCCACGAGCGCTGGGCCCGCAACATCATCTGCGCCCTCGCCCGCCTCGACGGCCAGGTGGTCGGCATCATCGCCAACCAGCCGCAGGTACTGGCGGGCGTCCTGGACATCGAGGCGAGCGAAAAAGCTGCGCGCTTTGTCCAGATGTGTGACGCTTTCAATATCCCGATCGTCACCTTCCTGGACGTGCCGGGGTTCCTTCCCGGTGTCGACCAGGAGCACGGCGGAATCATCCGCCACGGCGCGAAGCTGCTCTACGCCTACTGCAACGCGACCGTGCCGAGGATTTCGCTGATCCTGCGCAAGGCGTACGGAGGTGCCTACATCGTCATGGACTCCCAGTCGATCGGCGCCGACCTCACCTACGCCTGGCCCACCAACGAGATCGCCGTCATGGGCGCCGAGGGCGCCGCGAACGTCATCTTCCGCCGCCAGATCGCCGAGGCGCCGGACCCCGAGGCCATGCGGGCGCGGATGGTCAAGGAGTACAAGGCCGAGCTGATGCACCCGTACTACGCGGCCGAGCGCGGCCTCGTGGACGACGTCATCGACCCCGCCGAGACCCGTGAGGTCCTGGTCAAGTCGCTGGCGATGCTGCAGTCCAAGCACGCCGACCTGCCCTCCCGCAAGCACGGCAACCCCCCGCAGTAA
- a CDS encoding YceI family protein, translating to MGIFSRKDSTAAAPAAPTATSTDLSALTGDYTIDPAHTTIGFTARHAMVTNVKGAFHDFTGTLHLDGADPSRSTATIDVQMASIETGNADRDGHLKSADFFKIDEFPVMTFRSTKAEALGGDEYRITGDLSLLGVTKPITIDLEFNGAAKDPFGNERVGFEGKAEILRSEWGLTWNAALETGGVLISDKIKLNFEISAIKQA from the coding sequence ATGGGCATCTTCAGCCGCAAGGACAGCACCGCCGCGGCCCCGGCCGCGCCGACCGCCACGAGCACCGACCTTTCCGCGCTGACCGGCGACTACACGATCGACCCGGCGCACACCACGATCGGCTTCACCGCCCGGCACGCCATGGTCACCAACGTCAAGGGCGCCTTCCACGACTTCACCGGAACGCTGCACCTGGACGGCGCGGACCCGAGCCGGTCCACCGCCACGATCGACGTCCAGATGGCGAGCATCGAGACGGGCAACGCCGACCGGGACGGCCACCTGAAGTCCGCCGACTTCTTCAAGATCGACGAGTTCCCGGTCATGACGTTCCGCTCCACGAAGGCGGAGGCCCTGGGCGGCGACGAGTACCGCATCACCGGCGACCTCTCCCTGCTCGGGGTGACCAAGCCGATCACCATCGACCTGGAGTTCAACGGCGCCGCGAAGGACCCGTTCGGCAACGAGCGTGTCGGCTTCGAGGGCAAGGCGGAGATCCTGCGCTCGGAGTGGGGCCTGACCTGGAACGCGGCCCTGGAGACCGGTGGTGTCCTGATCTCCGACAAGATCAAGCTGAACTTCGAGATCTCCGCCATCAAGCAGGCCTGA
- a CDS encoding ATP-binding protein, translating into MNEETQLGEMRVAFFRRDRRSVGAAREFTRTVMKDWRRRAREDDVLLCVSELATNALLYGVPPGRGFSVRLCLLDGVLRLEVHDSGPGAVRPREPDPESEGGRGLVLVSALADKWGVGERNPGKSVWCEFAG; encoded by the coding sequence GTGAACGAGGAAACTCAACTGGGCGAGATGCGCGTGGCGTTCTTCCGGCGGGACCGCAGGTCGGTAGGTGCGGCAAGGGAGTTCACGCGGACGGTGATGAAGGACTGGCGGAGGCGGGCGCGCGAGGACGATGTGCTGTTGTGCGTCAGCGAGTTGGCCACCAACGCCCTGCTGTACGGCGTGCCGCCCGGCCGGGGTTTCTCCGTGCGGCTGTGCCTCCTGGACGGCGTGCTGAGGCTGGAGGTGCATGACAGCGGGCCCGGCGCGGTGCGCCCGAGGGAGCCGGACCCGGAGTCGGAGGGCGGCCGGGGTCTGGTGCTGGTGTCGGCGCTGGCCGACAAGTGGGGCGTGGGGGAGCGGAACCCCGGGAAGTCCGTGTGGTGCGAGTTCGCGGGGTGA
- a CDS encoding helix-turn-helix domain-containing protein: MPKKVGTWQAVGALVAHYRKNARLSQEGLAEQVNLHVDTVASIEQGRLALQPHRAEQFDEVLDTGGALAVLLEKLPVRDRVVQFAQGLVDHEQEAVNILAYETQMVPGLLQTREYCLAAFDSRYPALVSETAEQWVQARMERQLIWQRERPPVGHFIMEESILRRQVGGPDVMRAQIRQILEYTEPIHMSVQIMPMDRMPHAGLAGPMTLLETPEHERLVYLEVQRASFMIDDPEEVSDYHLKYGMLRSQALSTGESERLLKGLLEEL; the protein is encoded by the coding sequence ATGCCCAAGAAGGTCGGTACCTGGCAAGCGGTGGGCGCGCTGGTCGCCCACTACCGAAAGAACGCCCGCCTCTCACAGGAGGGTTTGGCCGAGCAGGTCAACCTCCACGTCGACACCGTGGCGTCCATCGAGCAGGGGCGGCTCGCGCTGCAGCCGCACCGCGCCGAGCAGTTCGACGAAGTGCTGGACACGGGCGGGGCGTTGGCGGTGCTGCTGGAGAAGCTGCCGGTTCGGGATCGGGTGGTTCAGTTCGCGCAGGGGCTGGTGGATCACGAGCAGGAGGCCGTGAACATCCTGGCCTACGAGACCCAGATGGTGCCTGGATTGCTTCAGACCAGGGAGTACTGCCTCGCCGCCTTCGACTCCCGCTACCCGGCGCTGGTGAGCGAGACGGCCGAGCAATGGGTGCAGGCCCGCATGGAACGGCAGTTGATCTGGCAGCGCGAGCGGCCACCTGTCGGTCACTTCATCATGGAGGAGAGCATCCTGCGTCGGCAGGTTGGCGGCCCGGACGTGATGCGGGCCCAGATCCGGCAGATCCTGGAGTACACCGAGCCCATCCACATGAGTGTGCAGATCATGCCCATGGACCGCATGCCCCACGCCGGACTGGCGGGGCCCATGACGCTGCTGGAGACACCCGAGCACGAACGCCTCGTCTACCTGGAGGTGCAGCGCGCGAGCTTCATGATCGACGATCCCGAGGAGGTCAGCGATTACCACCTCAAGTATGGAATGCTGCGGTCACAGGCACTCTCTACGGGCGAGAGTGAGCGCCTCCTGAAGGGACTGCTAGAAGAGCTATGA
- a CDS encoding DUF397 domain-containing protein: MNTAALAWFKSSYSSNEGGNCVELAFVWRKSSYSSSEGGNCLEVATTPTTIHIRDSKRPAGPVLTLSPATWSEFLRAAALVGK; the protein is encoded by the coding sequence ATGAACACCGCAGCACTCGCTTGGTTCAAGTCCAGCTACAGCAGCAACGAGGGCGGCAACTGTGTCGAACTCGCCTTCGTGTGGCGCAAGTCCAGCTACAGCAGCAGTGAAGGCGGCAACTGCCTCGAAGTGGCCACCACCCCCACCACCATCCACATCCGTGACTCAAAGCGGCCGGCCGGCCCTGTCCTCACTCTCTCTCCCGCGACGTGGAGCGAGTTCCTGCGGGCGGCGGCGCTGGTCGGGAAGTAG
- a CDS encoding FUSC family protein — translation MREKLIRNAYESLLAMTAVLLCWGTVLWLEGAAGLHTDVLVLAVALTLTLFSTQRTASPRRRLAALVLLPATAAGAQLLGRLIMHHYALGAAVYTAGISLCIWIRRYGPAATRAGTLLTLPFVALLVVPGPALPPGTESGLVSWFWSAVVGVLACLSVWLVQGLGDRYGPCSPEPERAAPRRVSRLHPRPSTRMALQMAAGAAAAFGCGRLFFDDHWPWAVLTAYVAASGNRGRTDVLRKGIERFAGASVGTLLATGVAAVDVTGHAAMAVMFAVLAVTLWLRPLNYGYWAAGMTTALSLLLGYFGQDAVSLLPTRLAAIALGAGLSVAAAWWLLPDQRRRPQELAPRRGRESEDRAGRPL, via the coding sequence GTGCGCGAAAAACTCATACGCAATGCGTACGAATCTCTGCTGGCGATGACGGCGGTCCTGCTGTGCTGGGGAACCGTCCTGTGGCTGGAGGGCGCGGCCGGGCTGCACACCGACGTGCTCGTCCTGGCGGTCGCCCTGACCCTGACCCTGTTCTCGACCCAGCGCACCGCGTCCCCGCGCCGCAGGCTGGCGGCGCTCGTGCTGCTGCCGGCCACGGCCGCCGGCGCCCAGTTGCTGGGCCGCCTGATCATGCACCACTACGCCCTCGGCGCCGCCGTCTACACGGCGGGCATCTCCCTGTGCATCTGGATCCGCCGCTACGGCCCCGCCGCCACCAGGGCGGGCACGCTGCTGACCCTGCCGTTCGTGGCCCTGCTGGTCGTCCCCGGCCCTGCCCTGCCGCCCGGGACCGAGAGCGGGCTGGTGAGCTGGTTCTGGTCGGCCGTGGTCGGCGTGCTGGCGTGCCTCAGCGTCTGGCTGGTCCAGGGGCTCGGCGACCGCTACGGCCCCTGCAGCCCGGAGCCCGAGCGGGCCGCACCTCGCCGGGTGTCGCGCCTGCACCCTCGCCCCAGCACACGGATGGCGCTGCAGATGGCGGCGGGTGCCGCGGCGGCGTTCGGCTGCGGCCGGCTGTTCTTCGACGACCACTGGCCGTGGGCGGTGCTGACGGCCTACGTCGCCGCGAGCGGCAACCGGGGCCGAACCGATGTACTGCGCAAGGGAATCGAGCGGTTCGCCGGTGCGTCCGTGGGCACGCTGCTGGCCACCGGCGTGGCGGCCGTCGACGTCACCGGGCACGCGGCGATGGCGGTGATGTTCGCGGTCCTGGCCGTCACCCTGTGGCTGCGCCCGCTCAACTACGGCTACTGGGCAGCCGGAATGACGACCGCCCTGTCCCTGCTCCTCGGCTACTTCGGCCAGGACGCGGTGAGCCTGCTGCCGACCCGGCTGGCCGCGATCGCGCTCGGCGCCGGCCTGTCCGTGGCAGCGGCGTGGTGGCTACTTCCCGACCAGCGCCGCCGCCCGCAGGAACTCGCTCCACGTCGCGGGAGAGAGAGTGAGGACAGGGCCGGCCGGCCGCTTTGA
- a CDS encoding MarR family winged helix-turn-helix transcriptional regulator, whose translation MDHLSEAARLRRAVVRLNRRLRQERGEGSLSPNQLAVLGYLHRYGPATPGEIAAAERQRPQSLTRVYAELEAEGLIVRERGTDDRRRSVLSLTEAGRAALEQDMADRDAWLAGALGTLGETERGVLALAAAVMERLGSLETPETDSRGRTAP comes from the coding sequence ATGGATCACCTCTCCGAAGCGGCCCGTCTGCGCCGTGCCGTCGTCCGGCTCAACCGGCGTCTGCGGCAGGAGCGCGGGGAAGGGAGCCTCAGCCCCAACCAGCTCGCGGTGCTCGGGTACCTCCACCGGTACGGGCCCGCGACGCCCGGCGAGATCGCGGCGGCGGAGCGGCAGCGGCCGCAGTCGCTGACCCGGGTCTACGCCGAGCTGGAGGCCGAGGGGCTGATCGTGCGGGAGCGCGGCACGGACGACCGGCGCCGGTCCGTGCTGTCGCTCACCGAGGCCGGCCGTGCGGCCCTGGAGCAGGACATGGCCGACCGCGACGCCTGGCTGGCCGGGGCGCTCGGCACCCTGGGCGAGACCGAGCGCGGCGTGCTGGCCCTCGCGGCGGCGGTGATGGAGCGGCTGGGGTCGCTGGAGACGCCGGAGACGGACAGCCGGGGCCGGACCGCGCCCTAG